The following coding sequences lie in one Spinacia oleracea cultivar Varoflay chromosome 1, BTI_SOV_V1, whole genome shotgun sequence genomic window:
- the LOC110804193 gene encoding protein TONNEAU 1b: MDDYTREMMDLKTLVTRTLEKKGVLAKIRAELRASVFEAIEEEDRVVEKDEGLPAALLGSCNDRAKQLHASPSGRLLTALICEYMDWAQLNHTLKVYLPECNLPKDSWKSELKEFSSKNGYDLSRNGESGPVLLDVLEGFLKFENLAQVRGGGRRLTTENESSSNVEPRNIRRPSSSSVAGGLPPLVRSHPGSQASERRAGSSTSSYRKDDYNWRYDGEELPEDVIRASAALENLQLDRKTRNLTSSWRHGGDGISEDDGVDHM; this comes from the exons ATGGATGATTACACCAGAGAAATGATGGACCTTAAAACCCTCGTCACCCGTACCCTTGAGAAGAAAGGGGTTCTCGCTAAGATCCGA GCTGAGCTTAGAGCTAGTGTTTTTGAAGCGATTGAGGAGGAGGATCGAGTTGTTGAGAAGGATGAAGGGCTGCCAGCAGCACTATTGGGTAGCTGCAATGATCGCGCAAAACAACTTCATGCTTCCCCTTCAG GGAGGCTTTTAACTGCTCTAATATGTGAATACATGGACTGGGCACAGCTTAATCACACGCTTAAAGTTTATCTTCCAGAGTGTAATTTG cCGAAAGATTCCTGGAAATCTGAGTTGAAAGAATTCAGCAGCAAAAATGGATATGATCTTAGCAGGAACGGAGAAAGTGGTCCAGTGCTTTTAGACGTTCTTGAAGGATTTTTGAAGTTTGAG AATTTAGCCCAAGTGCGAGGCGGTGGAAGGAGATTGACTACTGAGAATGAGTCTTCATCAAATGTAGAGCCTCGTAACATCCgaagaccatcatcatcatccgttGCTGGAGGCTTACCCCCACTAGTGAG GTCACATCCAGGGTCTCAGGCATCTG AGAGGAGAGCAGGATCTTCAACATCTAGTTACAGGAAAGATGATTATAACTGGAGATATGATGGAGAAGAATTGCCAGAGGATGTGATTCGTGCTTCAGCTGCTCTGGAAAACTTACAATTGGATAGAAAAACCCGTAATCTAACTTCTTCATGGAG GCATGGTGGGGATGGAATCTCTGAGGATGACGGAGTAGATCACATGTAA